The following are encoded in a window of Candida dubliniensis CD36 chromosome 4, complete sequence genomic DNA:
- a CDS encoding exocyst complex component, putative (Similar to S. cerevisiae SEC15;~In S. cerevisiae: essential subunit of the exocyst complex, which is involved in the docking of exocystic vesicles with a fusion site on the plasma membrane), with translation MPSTQTRDSKTGTSLNGKYTKQVQNKSNGPVVDSLQLENLLLRDEDIFQTTLNSEDYLESLAPIMKDAIKSNGLSELLVKLNEIVKSKDEELNQASMESMDEINTCINTIDNIHKEANELNKQFVQVSSSLNKSAYELMSKKKNYVKYKDVCERINETQVVLNECIQVLELMNKILELIRQTKYFSALKLIDEIINIHIQKVEDFSFAKKIVDSIPHLTKMVKDESFENLCKWLSINLERKLQDIASGLYNNLDDLQNNWSNIKKENGPTFLPYKINSPVELALRNPELNYNVFEDASLQINLNAVYDAVLVYQTLQELDTLSSAYHKEWMSKYSRIIYPITTASVSKKDVVFDNNELYEYLRKIAALFVTDKQLNLITKFQLRSNTQADELWLSYMTKLKPVLIQLLKHHNFTSIQELGSFKTIVGEFLQIMDNHDYDISELYEVMMMIFKSYYAPLTVQTFRKQFVASIQSDRYRPLTVTDEADYTAIMQNVWYKDDATFSPAYVKSFPVTFPFSEDYVHYCIQVRRLLKDVLRFIGDYYNYEIGELTNTIVNNIIEVVLSDEKGYGIAYEIEEFITKNENNKEITAQTYTNLEYYLFSLYEIGKLVNRELRKHTGMGVHNIDANDTFTLRAVETFNKLKKHAEETVFKMVDNKINELLDMVEYDEYLPVEKNDEANFAIKDFALFLENLFTSIFNNLPSQLRTLGLFRAYDFVSEYFLNVLKDANVYNRIFVANFDLDIQYLEASLRNLHGFKEEGDDANGNGGNVALESTFTELRQCIDLLKLEDYEEFINDSSFRMRRFDRVKYEDGINLIKKMQGNESQQQQPSVSTVSERGTIGGIIPNSSSTRSFVNMLSNLSTDDPGNTSSGSIESTSTTSKLAQFTTRFKQNK, from the coding sequence ATGCCGTCAACACAGACAAGGGATAGTAAAACAGGGACTTCCTTGAATGGGAAGTATACAAAGCAGGTTCAAAACAAATCGAATGGGCCGGTCGTTGATAGTCTACAATTGGAGAATTTATTGCTTAGAGATGaagatatttttcaaacaacACTTAATTCAGAAGATTACTTGGAGAGTCTAGCACCGATTATGAAAGACGCAATAAAGTCTAATGGGTTGAGTGAATTGCTTGTGAAATTGAATGAGATtgtaaaatcaaaagaCGAGGAATTAAATCAAGCTTCCATGGAGTCAATGGATGAAATCAACACATGCATCAACACTATCGACAATATTCACAAGGAGgctaatgaattgaataaacaatttgttCAAGTGAGTTCAAGTTTAAACAAATCAGCCTATGAATTGatgtcaaagaaaaagaattacgTGAAATATAAGGATGTTTGCGAACGAATTAACGAAACCCAAGTGGTGTTGAATGAATGTATTCAAGTATTAGAATTGatgaataaaattttaGAATTGATTAGACAAACTAAATATTTTCTGGctttgaaattaatagATGAGATAATCAACATCCATATCCAAAAAGTCGAGGATTTCAGTTTTGCCAAAAAAATAGTTGATTCGATCCCTCATTTGACAAAGATGGTTAAAGACGAGTCTTTTGAAAACTTGTGTAAATGGTTGTCGATAAATTTGGAACGGAAATTACAGGATATTGCCAGTGGACTATACAATAATTTGGACgatttacaaaataacTGGTCGAATATTAAAAAGGAAAATGGGCCAACTTTTTTACCTTACAAAATAAATTCTCCTGTTGAATTAGCACTTAGGAATCCTGAATTGAATTACAATGTTTTTGAAGATGCAAGTTTACAAATAAACTTGAATGCTGTCTACGACGCCGTATTAGTGTATCAAACTCTACAGGAATTGGACACTTTAAGCTCTGCCTATCATAAAGAATGGATGTCCAAATATAGCAGAATCATTTATCCAATAACTACTGCATCAGTGAGCAAAAAAGATGTGGTGTTTGacaataatgaattatacGAATACTTGAGGAAAATAGCAGCATTGTTTGTTACTGATAAACAGTTGAATCTTATAaccaaatttcaattaagATCAAATACACAGGCTGACGAATTGTGGTTATCTTACATGACAAAGTTAAAACCGGTATTAATTCAACTTTTGAAACATCATAATTTCACCAGTATACAGGAGTTAGGTTCctttaaaacaattgttgGTGAGTTTTTACAAATTATGGATAATCATGATTATGATATCAGTGAGTTGTACGaagtgatgatgatgattttcaAAAGTTATTATGCACCATTGACGGTACAGACATTTAGGAAACAGTTTGTCGCCTCGATACAATCTGATCGTTATCGTCCACTTACGGTCACTGATGAAGCGGACTATACTGCAATCATGCAAAATGTGTGGTACAAGGATGACGCAACGTTTTCTCCAGCGTATGTTAAGAGTTTCCCAGTGACATTCCCCTTTAGTGAAGATTACGTCCATTACTGTATCCAAGTGAGACGATTGCTTAAAGATGTCTTGCGGTTTATTGgtgattattataattatgaaATTGGTGAGTTGACCAACACAATAgtcaacaatatcattgAAGTTGTGTTGAGTGATGAAAAAGGATATGGTATTGCttatgaaattgaagaatttatCACCAAAAATGAGAATAATAAAGAGATTACGGCCCAAACTTATACCAACTTGGAATATTATTTGTTCAGTTTGTACGAAATTGGCAAATTGGTCAATCGTGAATTGCGTAAACATACTGGTATGGGTGTGCATAATATAGATGCCAATGATACGTTTACCTTACGAGCCGTTGAAACATTCAATAAACTTAAAAAGCATGCTGAAGAGACTGTTTTCAAAATGGTggataataaaattaatgaattattggatATGGTTGAATATGATGAATATTTACCGGTGGAAAAGAATGATGAAGCCAATTTTGCCATCAAAGATTTTGCTCTATTTTTGGAGAATTTGTTTACATCtatttttaacaatttaCCACTGCAATTGCGTACGTTAGGTCTTTTCAGGGCTTATGACTTTGTTTctgaatattttttaaatgtATTAAAGGATGCTAATGTATACAATAGAATATTTGTTgccaattttgatttggatattcaatatttggAAGCTTCTTTAAGGAACTTACATGGGTTTAAAGAGGAAGGCGATGACGCCAATGGTAACGGAGGTAATGTTGCTTTAGAATCTACATTCACTGAATTGAGACAATGTATTGACTTGTTGAAGTTAGAGGATTATGAGGAGTTCATTAACGATTCCTCATTTAGAATGAGACGCTTTGATAGAGTGAAATATGAAGATGGtataaatttaatcaaaaaaatgcAAGGTAATGAatctcaacaacaacaaccatcGGTATCAACAGTCTCTGAGAGAGGAACCATTGGTGGGATTATTCCTAACTCTAGTTCCACAAGAAGTTTTGTGAACATGTTGAGTAATTTATCAACCGATGATCCAGGAAATACTTCTAGTGGGAGTATAGAATCGACTAGTACTACTTCAAAATTGGCACAGTTTACTACTAGGttcaaacaaaataaatag
- a CDS encoding cytochrome c oxidase assembly protein, mitochondrial precursor, putative (Similar to S. cerevisiae COX11;~In S. cerevisiae: mitochondrial inner membrane protein required for delivery of copper to the Cox1p subunit of cytochrome c oxidase), whose translation MNRLRIYTPILRSTIIKPATPWAYAFVVSRSIHTTGRLSQVQHNHHQQGQPVPDQSSIEKQREWVDRLAKEREERQKFRNKTATYYTASLGIFFLALAFSAVPIYRAICQRTGWGGIPITDSTKFTPDKLIPVDTNKRIRIQFTCQSSGILPWKFTPLQREVYVVPGETALAFYRAKNMSKEDIIGMATYSITPDNVAGYFNKIQCFCFEEQRLSAGEEVDMPVFFFIDPDFAKDPAMRNIDDVVLHYSFFKAHYSDGELAAVPIGNMEMKASVVS comes from the coding sequence ATGAATAGGTTAAGGATATACACACCGATTTTAAGgtcaacaataatcaaaCCGGCCACGCCTTGGGCATATGCTTTTGTTGTATCACGAAGTATACATACTACGGGAAGATTGTCGCAGGTGCAACACAATCACCATCAACAAGGACAACCTGTTCCAGACCAATCATCGATTGAAAAACAACGAGAATGGGTAGATAGACTTGCTAAGGAAAGAGAGGAACGTCAGAAGTTTAGAAATAAAACAGCAACATATTATACTGCCTCTTTGgggattttctttttggcaTTAGCGTTTTCTGCAGTGCCAATATATCGAGCCATTTGTCAGCGTACTGGATGGGGTGGAATACCAATTACTGATAGTACAAAATTCACTCCTGATAAGTTGATCCCCGTCGATACCAATAAACGTATCCGTATACAATTTACTTGTCAATCATCAGGGATCTTACCATGGAAGTTTACTCCGTTGCAACGTGAAGTTTATGTTGTTCCTGGTGAAACTGCATTAGCCTTTTATCGAGCCAAAAATATGAGTAAAGAAGATATTATTGGTATGGCAACGTATTCAATAACACCAGATAATGTTGCTGGGTATTTCAATAAGATTCAATGTTTTTGCTTTGAAGAGCAAAGATTGAGTGCTGGTGAGGAAGTTGATATGCCGgtgtttttctttattgatCCTGATTTTGCTAAAGATCCAGCAATGAGAAATATCGATGATGTGGTTTTGCATTATTCATTCTTCAAAGCACATTATTCCGATGGTGAGTTGGCGGCTGTACCTATTGGGAACATGGAAATGAAAGCCAGTGTGGTCAGTTAA
- a CDS encoding ferric reductase transmembrane component precursor, putative (Similar to S. cerevisiae FRE2) → MVAINSLIFAAITLVSSAQATNTLTIYHNNKFAVQACKGLIGKTAVLFNETTDKVGYCNVKNQQALGTMAECIELMPHKDSRKEFLKTCKKFNLTEEEYLASWKNATEFGYVNVTADPDFKKKKLYYKPVLLKKKKVHAAWDAVATRWYNYNYAQWYGIALFSYWFVVMFIAGICNLTYFLFPGFVKSLKGGISNTFRKYITLPALFKKTHAHHKSIFGFFHALLPTRLESILVAGWFIMALIMNLTNYVHVKPNYIWPQKSNELGRKIADRTGQISMWLMPPLVLFAGRNNFMQWVSGWPYARFVYIHKWISRVVFMMSIAHAVGMTYNGKGIGKYETRNAKPYVRWGYVALVSMSLMIFQGLSYFRRTNYEVFLGVHILLAVFAIAGTWIHTTEQGYQMWMYGAVAVWVFDRVVRIARLAAFGLKSATVQLIANETVKVTVSRPSWWKPFPGCHAFIHFMRPTCFWQSHPFTIVDSVTEANTITFYIKVKGGMTHGLYQYLVQQPAQTAQIKVSIEGPYGNRIAIDRFENTVFIAGGNGIPGIYYEATDLAKGFCDRRNVKLYWVVRHYRSLEWFYQELLKLKDLPISTTIYVTQPNVGLAEPITTELTDDEEQQEQDQEKKSDTEENNDYVAQVKKDLSFIEFIETKPDFYQIVGEEIKQSTGPIAFASCAHGNMVDDVRKSVVDNLSNSNYRVELFEQMQNW, encoded by the coding sequence ATGGTAGCtatcaattcattaatatttgcTGCCATCACATTGGTGTCTTCAGCTCAAGCTACCAACACCTTGACAATTTATcacaataacaaatttgCTGTGCAAGCATGTAAAGGTTTAATTGGTAAAACTGCAGTTTTATTCAACGAAACCACTGATAAAGTTGGTTATTGTAATGTTAAAAATCAACAAGCTTTGGGTACTATGGCAGAATGTATTGAATTAATGCCTCACAAAGattcaagaaaagaatttttgaaaacatgtaaaaaattcaaccttactgaagaagaatacTTAGCTTCTTGGAAAAATGCTACTGAATTTGGTTATGTCAATGTAACTGCTGATCCTGATTttaagaagaaaaaattatacTACAAACCAGTattgttgaagaagaagaaagttCACGCTGCTTGGGATGCAGTAGCTACCAGATGgtataattataattacGCACAATGGTACGGTATTGCATTATTTTCTTATTGGTTTGTCGTTATGTTTATTGCTGGTATTTGTAATTTGACTTATTTCCTTTTCCCTGGTTTTGTTAAATCTTTGAAAGGAGGCATTTCTAATACTTTTAGAAAATACATCACTTTACCAGCATTGTTTAAGAAAACCCATGCTCACCATAAATCcatttttggatttttccATGCTCTTTTGCCAACAAGATTAGAATCCATTTTGGTTGCTGGTTGGTTTATTATGGCCTTGATTATGAATTTGACCAATTACGTTCATGTCAAACCAAACTACATTTGGCCACAAAAAAGTAATGAATtaggaagaaaaattgcTGATAGAACCGGTCAAATCTCTATGTGGTTGATGCCACCATTGGTTTTGTTTGCTGGTAGAAACAATTTTATGCAATGGGTTAGTGGTTGGCCATACGCACGTTTTGTCTACATTCATAAATGGATCAGTCGTGTTGTATTTATGATGAGTATTGCTCATGCTGTTGGTATGACCTACAACGGTAAAGGTATTGGTAAATACGAAACAAGAAACGCCAAACCATACGTTAGATGGGGTTATGTTGCTTTAGTTTCCATGtcattaatgattttcCAAGGATTGCTGTATTTCAGAAGAACAAACTATGAAGTTTTCCTTGGAGTCCATATTCTTTTAGCAGTATTTGCCATTGCTGGTACCTGGATTCATACTACTGAGCAAGGTTATCAAATGTGGATGTATGGTGCTGTTGCAGTTTGGGTTTTTGATCGTGTTGTAAGAATCGCCAGATTGGCCGCTTTTGGTCTTAAATCTGCTACGGTGCAATTAATTGCCAATGAAACTGTCAAAGTCACTGTTTCTAGACCAAGCTGGTGGAAACCATTCCCAGGTTGTCATGcatttattcatttcatGAGACCAACTTGTTTTTGGCAATCACATCCATTCACTATTGTTGATTCCGTCACTGAAGCCAACACTATTACTTTTTACATTAAAGTTAAAGGTGGTATGACTCATGGTTTATACCAATACTTAGTCCAACAACCAGCTCAAACTGCTCAAATCAAAGTATCAATTGAAGGTCCATATGGTAACAGAATTGCAATTGATAGATTTGAAAACACAGTTTTCATTGCTGGTGGTAACGGTATTCCTGGTATTTACTATGAAGCCACTGATCTTGCCAAGGGATTTTGTGACAGACGTAATGTCAAATTATATTGGGTTGTTCGTCATTACCGTTCCTTAGAATGGTTCTACCAAGAATTGCTCAAGTTGAAAGATTTACCAATTAGTACCACTATATATGTTACTCAACCTAATGTTGGGTTAGCAGAACCAATTACCACAGAATTgactgatgatgaagaacaacaagaacaagatcaagaaaaaaaatctgacactgaagaaaataatgattatgTTGCTCAAGTTAAAAaagatttatcatttattgaattcattGAAACCAAACCTGATTTCTACCAAATTGTTggtgaagaaattaaacaacTGACAGGTCCTATTGCATTTGCTTCTTGTGCTCATGGTAACATGGTTGATGATGTCAGAAAAtctgttgttgataatttgagCAATTCTAATTACAGAgttgaattgtttgaaCAAATGCAAAACtggtaa
- a CDS encoding frataxin, mitochondrial precursor, putative (Similar to S. cerevisiae YFH1;~In S. cerevisiae: regulates mitochondrial iron accumulation; interacts with Isu1p which promotes Fe-S cluster assembly; interacts with electron transport chain components and may influence respiration; human homolog involved in Friedrich's ataxia), giving the protein MFKRFALNTAKALSKPAYSQQLIYPQVRFITQTLPTVACGLRPLGSVRTYSLSTEGEAIDDKIDKITDNEYAKVSNEYLENLSDSLEELNEDFEQVDSELSQGVLTLTLPPNGTYVINKQPPNKQIWLSSPISGPKRYDLIGGKWVTLRDGSSLTSLLQEEISSAIGQEFTFENVEQ; this is encoded by the coding sequence ATGTTCAAAAGATTTGCATTGAATACTGCTAAAGCTCTTAGCAAACCAGCCTATTCTCAACAACTTATATACCCTCAAGTCAGATTCATCACTCAGACGTTGCCAACTGTGGCGTGTGGGTTAAGACCCTTAGGCTCAGTTAGAACTTATTCTCTCAGCACTGAAGGTGAAGCCATagatgataaaattgataaaattacAGATAATGAATACGCTAAAGTTTCCAATGAGTATTTAGAGAACTTGTCTGATCTGTTGGAAGAATTGAACGAAGATTTTGAACAAGTGGATTCCGAATTGAGTCAAGGGGTTTTGACTTTGACATTGCCGCCAAATGGTACTTATGTGATTAATAAACAACCaccaaataaacaaatttggTTGAGTTCTCCTATTAGTGGTCCTAAACGATACGATTTAATTGGTGGGAAATGGGTCACGTTACGTGATGGGAGTTCCTTGACATCATTATTACAGGAAGAAATATCTTCAGCCATTGGTCAAGAATTCACATTCGAAAATGTTGAACAGTAG